From Halomicrobium salinisoli, the proteins below share one genomic window:
- a CDS encoding M20 family metallopeptidase has translation MTAFDLEAFHREAVETPSHESVDAMRDLLVETLADHGVEATVDDHGNTVASRGGDGDGTDKGGDPDEPHYVLNTHVDTVPPHVEYRREGDRVYGRGSCDAKGPLAALVDAFLRADVEEGGRVTLAITPNEETVQTGAAALAEDLTADGYIVGEPTGLDVCTAASGQCEGTVVIQGESAHAADPGSGKNAIRAAAPVLQALETYDEKRGPGEHEQLGRPTLTATMIDGGEATNQVPAECRVTFDRRSVPPETVDEFRADLEEHLYQWMPAGMDLSVELIRPDTPFPEAFATDEDADLVRALRDASGGAVRPFGAATEASYFAADAPTVVFGPGVLTDDEGAVAHSEREHVPVGQLHAAADAIAATLDELL, from the coding sequence ATGACCGCCTTCGACCTCGAGGCGTTCCACCGCGAGGCGGTCGAGACGCCCTCCCACGAGTCCGTCGACGCGATGCGCGACCTGCTCGTCGAGACGCTGGCCGACCACGGCGTCGAGGCGACCGTCGACGACCACGGCAACACCGTGGCCTCGCGAGGTGGCGACGGGGACGGGACGGACAAGGGCGGCGACCCGGACGAGCCCCACTACGTCCTGAACACGCACGTCGACACCGTTCCGCCCCACGTCGAGTACCGCCGCGAGGGCGACCGCGTCTACGGCCGCGGGAGCTGCGACGCGAAGGGCCCGCTGGCCGCGCTGGTCGACGCGTTCCTCCGCGCGGACGTCGAGGAGGGCGGCCGCGTCACGCTCGCTATCACACCGAACGAGGAGACGGTCCAGACCGGCGCCGCGGCGCTGGCCGAGGACCTCACGGCGGACGGCTATATCGTCGGCGAGCCGACCGGGCTGGACGTCTGCACCGCCGCCAGCGGGCAGTGCGAGGGGACCGTGGTCATCCAGGGCGAGAGCGCCCACGCCGCCGACCCCGGCAGCGGGAAGAATGCCATCAGAGCGGCAGCGCCCGTGCTGCAGGCGCTGGAGACTTACGATGAAAAACGCGGTCCGGGGGAACACGAGCAACTCGGCCGGCCGACGCTGACCGCGACGATGATCGATGGCGGCGAGGCGACCAACCAGGTGCCGGCGGAGTGCCGCGTCACCTTCGACCGCCGGAGCGTCCCGCCGGAGACGGTCGACGAGTTCCGGGCGGACCTGGAGGAGCACCTCTACCAGTGGATGCCGGCGGGGATGGACCTCTCCGTCGAGCTGATCCGGCCCGACACCCCCTTCCCCGAGGCGTTCGCCACCGACGAGGACGCCGACCTGGTGCGGGCGCTCCGGGACGCCAGCGGCGGCGCGGTCCGTCCGTTCGGCGCGGCGACGGAGGCGTCGTACTTCGCCGCCGACGCGCCGACCGTCGTGTTCGGCCCGGGCGTGCTCACCGACGACGAGGGCGCCGTGGCCCACTCCGAGCGCGAGCACGTCCCCGTCGGCCAGCTCCACGCGGCGGCCGACGCGATCGCGGCGACCCTGGACGAGCTACTCTGA
- the dapA gene encoding 4-hydroxy-tetrahydrodipicolinate synthase, with amino-acid sequence MTDIDFSGVYPAMCTPFHDDAGRSIDFETLQEDARRLEAAGVDGLVPVGSTGESATMTHDEHVEVVEAVVEAVDDVPVIAGTGSNNTREALSLSRRAAEAGADALLLISPYYNKPEQRGLVDHYETIADAVDCPQIVYNVPSRTGQNIEPDTAVELASHPNIRGYKAASGDMNQISEIVERTRDEAFAVLSGDDGMTLPMLSVGAHGCISVAANVEPERTCAMVGAALAGDFQRARALHHELGPLFRALFVETNPIPVKEAMRIRGYGPAHLRQPLSRLSEEHVDRLENVLADLADEDLEDEYAEVER; translated from the coding sequence ATGACGGACATCGACTTCAGCGGCGTGTACCCCGCGATGTGCACGCCCTTCCACGACGACGCGGGACGCAGCATCGACTTCGAGACGCTTCAGGAGGACGCCCGGCGACTGGAGGCGGCCGGCGTCGACGGCCTCGTACCCGTGGGCTCGACCGGCGAGTCCGCGACCATGACCCACGACGAGCACGTCGAGGTCGTCGAGGCCGTCGTCGAGGCCGTCGACGACGTGCCCGTGATCGCCGGCACGGGCTCGAACAACACCCGCGAGGCGCTCTCGCTCTCGCGGCGGGCCGCCGAGGCCGGCGCCGACGCGCTGCTTCTGATCTCCCCGTACTACAACAAGCCCGAGCAGCGCGGCCTCGTCGACCACTACGAGACCATCGCCGACGCGGTCGACTGCCCGCAGATCGTCTACAACGTCCCCTCGCGGACGGGCCAGAACATCGAGCCGGATACGGCCGTCGAACTCGCATCGCATCCGAACATCCGGGGATACAAGGCCGCCAGCGGCGACATGAACCAGATCTCCGAGATCGTCGAGCGGACGCGCGACGAGGCGTTCGCGGTGCTCTCCGGCGACGACGGGATGACGCTGCCGATGCTCTCGGTCGGCGCCCACGGCTGTATCAGCGTCGCCGCGAACGTCGAACCCGAGCGCACCTGCGCCATGGTCGGCGCGGCGCTGGCCGGCGACTTCCAGCGCGCCCGCGCGCTCCACCACGAACTCGGGCCGCTGTTCCGCGCGCTGTTCGTCGAGACCAACCCCATCCCGGTCAAGGAGGCCATGCGGATCCGCGGCTACGGCCCGGCGCACCTCCGCCAGCCGCTCTCGCGGCTCTCCGAGGAGCACGTGGATCGACTCGAGAACGTCCTCGCCGACCTGGCCGACGAGGACCTCGAGGACGAGTACGCCGAGGTGGAGCGATGA
- the lysA gene encoding diaminopimelate decarboxylase, which yields MSHDSPPVRRVSDWDYDRLATLAEEHETPLYVLDLDRVRENYERFDAAVDAEVMYAAKAHTGHAVLETLLDAGANIECAAKGELQRAIDAGADPETLQYTAVNPPDRDLDYAVDLAEDNPGLTITAGARDTFDRLEERGYDGRVAIRINPGIGTGHHEKVATGKDAKFGIPYEQVPEVAADVRERFDLVGLHSHAGSGVLHDDLDDHCRAIGKVADMAREVGDADLEFVDFGGGFGVPYREDEEPLDMDVVAEKVEAAIGDLDARPKFEPGRYVVADAELILTEVNTIKEAPAATVVGVDASLATLIRPAMFGSYHPIDNVTAPEREPEPVSVGGPCCTSADVFCTDRPIPRPEREDLLAIGNAGAYGYELANQFHSQPRPAEVAIEGGEASVVRRRETLADVVRAEQ from the coding sequence ATGAGCCACGATTCTCCGCCGGTCCGGCGCGTCTCGGACTGGGACTACGATCGGCTCGCGACGCTTGCCGAGGAGCACGAGACGCCGCTGTACGTGCTCGACCTCGACCGCGTGCGCGAGAACTACGAGCGGTTCGACGCCGCCGTCGACGCCGAGGTCATGTACGCGGCCAAGGCCCACACCGGCCACGCCGTCCTGGAGACGCTGCTCGACGCCGGCGCCAACATCGAGTGCGCCGCGAAGGGGGAGCTCCAGCGGGCGATCGACGCCGGCGCCGACCCGGAGACCCTCCAGTACACCGCCGTCAATCCGCCGGACCGTGACCTCGACTACGCCGTCGACCTCGCGGAGGACAACCCCGGCCTCACCATCACCGCGGGCGCGCGGGACACCTTCGACCGCCTGGAGGAGCGGGGGTACGACGGCCGCGTCGCCATCCGGATCAACCCCGGCATCGGTACGGGCCACCACGAGAAGGTCGCGACGGGCAAGGACGCCAAGTTCGGCATCCCCTACGAGCAGGTCCCGGAGGTCGCCGCGGACGTCCGCGAGCGCTTCGACCTGGTCGGCCTCCACTCCCACGCCGGCAGCGGCGTCCTGCACGACGACCTGGACGACCACTGCCGCGCCATCGGGAAGGTGGCGGACATGGCCCGCGAGGTGGGCGACGCGGACCTGGAGTTCGTCGACTTCGGCGGCGGCTTCGGCGTGCCCTACCGCGAGGACGAGGAGCCCCTCGATATGGACGTCGTCGCCGAGAAGGTCGAGGCCGCAATCGGCGACCTCGACGCGCGCCCGAAGTTCGAGCCCGGTCGCTACGTCGTCGCCGACGCCGAACTGATCCTGACGGAGGTCAACACGATCAAGGAAGCGCCCGCGGCGACCGTCGTCGGCGTCGACGCCTCGCTGGCGACGCTGATCCGCCCGGCGATGTTCGGCTCCTACCACCCCATCGACAACGTCACCGCGCCGGAGCGCGAGCCCGAGCCCGTCTCCGTCGGCGGGCCCTGCTGCACCAGCGCGGACGTGTTCTGCACGGACCGACCGATTCCCCGGCCCGAGCGGGAGGATCTGCTGGCCATCGGCAACGCCGGCGCCTACGGCTACGAGCTGGCCAACCAGTTCCACTCCCAGCCCCGGCCGGCCGAGGTAGCGATCGAGGGCGGCGAGGCGAGCGTCGTCCGGCGGCGCGAGACGCTGGCCGACGTGGTCCGCGCGGAGCAGTGA
- a CDS encoding phosphoribosyltransferase yields the protein MFTDRTDAGEQLAESLADRGVDPDIVLTVPRGGLPVGRAVADRLDAPLDVVVASKMGAPDNEELALGAVAEDGSVWRNDDLIAELDADDYLDEVRERERKVAEEKAATYREGGFPDVTGERVLVVDDGVATGATMRACLQRVRDDDPEYLLAGVPVGPADTLDALLDIADDVASVETPPAFRAVGAYYEEFPQVTDEEAQTYLDGDDAEGDGSGGEGDEESGAGDGENERSDDEAATDSE from the coding sequence ATGTTCACTGACCGCACAGACGCCGGGGAGCAACTGGCCGAGAGCCTCGCCGACCGCGGCGTCGACCCCGATATCGTCCTCACCGTCCCGCGCGGCGGGCTGCCCGTCGGGCGCGCGGTCGCCGACCGCCTCGACGCTCCCCTGGACGTCGTCGTCGCGAGCAAGATGGGCGCGCCCGACAACGAGGAACTGGCCCTCGGCGCCGTCGCGGAGGACGGGTCGGTCTGGCGCAACGACGACCTGATCGCGGAGCTGGACGCCGACGACTACCTCGACGAGGTCCGCGAGCGCGAACGGAAAGTCGCCGAGGAGAAGGCCGCGACCTACCGCGAGGGCGGGTTCCCCGACGTGACGGGCGAGCGAGTCCTGGTCGTGGACGACGGCGTCGCCACGGGGGCGACGATGCGGGCCTGTCTCCAGCGCGTGCGCGACGACGACCCCGAGTACCTGCTCGCCGGCGTCCCCGTCGGGCCCGCGGACACGCTGGACGCGCTGCTGGACATCGCCGACGACGTGGCCAGCGTCGAGACGCCGCCCGCGTTCCGCGCCGTCGGCGCCTACTACGAGGAGTTCCCGCAGGTCACCGACGAGGAGGCCCAGACGTATCTGGACGGAGACGACGCGGAGGGAGACGGCAGCGGCGGCGAGGGCGACGAGGAGAGCGGCGCAGGCGACGGCGAGAACGAGCGGTCGGACGACGAGGCGGCGACGGACTCAGAGTAG
- a CDS encoding 2,3,4,5-tetrahydropyridine-2,6-dicarboxylate N-succinyltransferase encodes MSLQSDVEDLWQRKQDGLTAADATDDHLTVLDEFLAALEAGEVRAAEKQGGEWEANEWVKQGILLNFGLRETEARTHGGVDYHDVLPLRETDDLGERGTRNTPDGTVIRRGAYLGEDCIMMSPSFVNIGAHVGDGTLVDSCDTVGSCAQIGENVKLGANTLIGGVLEPVEDAPVIVEDDVSLGAGCRVTSGFVVGEGSIVGENTLLTPRIPIYDLVEEEVVYGRLPPERRAFTRFVESSVSDHDLFEGGAYKPAVVATDVEEETLEATEREDALRE; translated from the coding sequence ATGAGCCTGCAATCCGACGTCGAAGACCTCTGGCAGCGCAAGCAGGACGGCCTGACGGCCGCCGACGCGACCGACGACCACCTGACGGTTCTCGACGAGTTCCTCGCCGCGCTCGAAGCGGGTGAGGTCCGCGCCGCCGAGAAGCAAGGCGGCGAGTGGGAAGCCAACGAGTGGGTCAAGCAGGGCATCCTGCTGAACTTCGGCCTGCGCGAGACGGAGGCCCGCACCCACGGCGGCGTCGACTACCACGACGTCCTGCCGCTGCGCGAGACCGACGACCTGGGCGAGCGCGGCACGCGCAACACGCCCGACGGGACCGTCATCCGCCGCGGCGCCTACCTCGGCGAGGACTGCATCATGATGTCGCCCTCCTTCGTCAACATCGGCGCCCACGTCGGCGACGGCACACTCGTCGACTCCTGCGACACGGTCGGCTCCTGCGCCCAGATCGGCGAGAACGTCAAGCTCGGCGCCAACACGCTGATCGGCGGCGTTCTGGAGCCCGTCGAGGACGCGCCGGTCATCGTCGAGGACGACGTCTCGCTGGGCGCCGGCTGTCGGGTCACCTCCGGCTTCGTCGTCGGCGAGGGGTCGATCGTCGGCGAGAACACGCTGCTGACCCCCCGGATTCCGATCTACGACCTCGTCGAGGAGGAGGTCGTCTACGGCCGCCTCCCGCCGGAGCGCCGCGCGTTCACTCGCTTCGTGGAGTCCAGCGTCAGCGACCACGACCTCTTCGAGGGCGGCGCCTACAAGCCCGCCGTCGTCGCGACCGACGTCGAGGAGGAGACGCTGGAGGCGACGGAGCGCGAGGACGCGCTCAGAGAGTAG
- a CDS encoding PrsW family intramembrane metalloprotease, translated as MVRDPVKAAFGDDEDLYDVADWDARSALDRLSVGIYGGLRASFHVLLIVLALVLFVVQLSFAALLVADQPRLGVLALASAVPALLLVWFVWYRDPTRSEPLSAMAITFVLSILFASFAAVINGLGQAVFGAIPVVGMLLFFFLVVGPIEETVKWLAIRVYAYKDDAFNTVVDGAVYGAVAGLGFAFIENAIYVIQGFTNAAQAGGVQQLQVAAMTATGRALVGPGHVLYSAFAGYYLGLAKFNPDDWGPIVVKGLLIAALIHATYNSLVTYLPRILPVWNLLVLLAFVAVFDGVVGYALYRKIVRYQDYYDRADAAERTEAARAATED; from the coding sequence ATGGTGCGTGATCCGGTCAAGGCCGCCTTCGGCGACGACGAGGACCTGTACGACGTAGCCGACTGGGACGCCCGGTCGGCGCTCGACCGCCTCTCCGTCGGGATCTACGGCGGGCTGCGGGCGTCGTTCCACGTCCTGCTGATCGTCCTGGCGCTCGTGCTGTTCGTCGTCCAGTTGTCGTTCGCGGCCCTGCTCGTGGCCGACCAGCCGCGCCTCGGCGTGCTCGCGCTCGCGTCTGCGGTCCCGGCGCTGTTGCTCGTCTGGTTCGTCTGGTACCGGGACCCGACGCGGAGCGAACCGCTCTCGGCGATGGCCATCACGTTCGTCCTCTCCATCCTCTTCGCCAGCTTCGCGGCCGTGATCAACGGCCTCGGACAGGCCGTCTTCGGGGCCATCCCCGTCGTCGGGATGCTCCTCTTTTTCTTCCTCGTCGTCGGTCCCATCGAGGAGACCGTCAAGTGGCTCGCGATCCGGGTCTACGCGTACAAGGACGACGCGTTCAACACGGTCGTCGACGGCGCGGTGTACGGCGCCGTCGCCGGGCTCGGCTTCGCGTTCATCGAGAACGCCATCTACGTCATCCAGGGGTTCACGAACGCCGCACAGGCGGGCGGCGTCCAGCAGCTCCAGGTCGCGGCGATGACGGCGACCGGCCGAGCGCTCGTCGGTCCCGGACACGTCCTGTACTCGGCGTTCGCCGGCTACTACCTCGGCCTGGCGAAGTTCAACCCCGACGACTGGGGGCCCATCGTCGTCAAGGGACTGCTGATCGCCGCGCTGATCCACGCGACCTACAACTCGCTGGTGACCTACCTGCCGCGGATCCTCCCGGTGTGGAACCTGCTCGTCCTCCTGGCCTTCGTCGCCGTCTTCGACGGCGTCGTCGGCTACGCCCTCTACCGGAAGATCGTCCGCTACCAGGACTACTACGACCGGGCCGACGCCGCCGAGCGGACCGAGGCCGCCCGGGCAGCGACCGAGGACTGA
- a CDS encoding NYN domain-containing protein, whose translation MTVTHPGQRVGVLADAQNLYHSARSLYTRNIDYSALLEEAVDDRDLTRAIAYVIRADADDEETFFEALVDIGFETRIKDIKTFGDGSKKADWDVGMSLDAVSLAPHVDTVVLCTGDGDFARLCRYLRHEGVRVETMGFAESTAEELIEAADDFRDLSEESDRFLL comes from the coding sequence ATGACCGTGACACATCCGGGCCAGCGCGTGGGGGTCCTGGCCGACGCGCAGAACCTGTATCACTCCGCCCGGAGCCTCTACACCCGCAACATCGATTACTCGGCCTTGCTCGAGGAGGCCGTCGACGACCGCGACCTGACCCGCGCCATCGCCTACGTCATCCGCGCCGACGCCGACGACGAGGAGACCTTCTTCGAGGCGCTCGTCGACATCGGGTTCGAGACGCGCATCAAGGACATCAAGACGTTCGGCGACGGCTCGAAGAAGGCCGACTGGGACGTCGGGATGAGCCTCGACGCCGTCTCGCTGGCGCCCCACGTCGACACCGTCGTCCTCTGTACCGGCGACGGCGACTTCGCCCGCCTGTGTCGCTACCTCCGCCACGAGGGCGTCCGGGTCGAGACGATGGGCTTCGCGGAGTCGACCGCCGAGGAGCTGATCGAAGCCGCCGACGACTTCCGCGACCTGAGCGAGGAATCGGACCGGTTCCTGCTGTAG
- a CDS encoding PUA domain-containing protein yields MTDRELGLLRRAADYQFGAGAGAALFGDGEDLSVSHTSSGRPRQVTAPDGRLVTYATDGRFVLGVAGGRRLQAAHESPRHRVVVGSESEPYVREGRNTFAKFVRAADPDIRPGDEALVVHEDGDLLGVGRAELPGDAMLDFETGMAVKVRHGIEAE; encoded by the coding sequence ATGACCGACCGCGAGCTGGGCCTGCTCCGACGCGCGGCCGACTACCAGTTCGGCGCCGGCGCCGGGGCGGCGCTGTTCGGCGACGGGGAGGACCTGAGCGTGAGCCACACGAGCTCCGGCCGTCCGCGACAGGTGACGGCGCCGGACGGGCGGCTGGTGACCTACGCGACGGACGGCCGATTCGTGCTGGGCGTCGCCGGCGGGCGGCGCCTCCAGGCGGCCCACGAGTCGCCCCGCCACCGCGTCGTCGTGGGCTCGGAGAGCGAGCCCTACGTTCGCGAGGGACGCAACACCTTCGCGAAGTTCGTCCGGGCGGCAGATCCCGACATCCGCCCGGGCGACGAGGCGCTGGTCGTCCACGAGGACGGCGACCTGCTGGGCGTCGGCCGGGCGGAACTGCCCGGCGACGCCATGCTCGACTTCGAGACGGGCATGGCCGTGAAGGTCCGCCACGGCATCGAGGCGGAGTAG
- the dapB gene encoding 4-hydroxy-tetrahydrodipicolinate reductase encodes MTRIAVNGATGRTGGAVVDGGLEREDVDVVVGFASEPGERDGVPIRPAGEAGDALAEFDVDVVVDFAAPAATLSVAEDAAEAGLPLVVGTTGFDDDELDRLREISETVPVLKATNFSRGIQALLGAVEAAVAALPEYDLELLETHHNGKVDAPSGTAGTILETIQRQRDVEPVYGREGHAPREDDEIGVFARRAGDVRGEHELVLAGNDEVLSLTHRAEDRGVFAAGALDSAVWIEDRDPGWYDFTGVVAGE; translated from the coding sequence ATGACCCGGATCGCCGTCAACGGCGCGACGGGCCGCACCGGCGGCGCCGTCGTCGACGGCGGCCTCGAGCGCGAGGACGTGGACGTGGTCGTCGGCTTCGCCAGCGAACCGGGCGAGCGTGACGGCGTCCCGATTCGGCCCGCCGGCGAGGCCGGCGACGCGCTCGCGGAGTTCGACGTCGACGTCGTGGTCGACTTCGCCGCGCCCGCCGCGACGCTGTCCGTCGCCGAGGACGCCGCCGAGGCCGGCCTCCCGCTGGTCGTCGGCACGACGGGGTTCGACGACGACGAACTCGACCGCCTGCGCGAGATCAGCGAGACGGTGCCCGTCCTCAAGGCGACGAACTTCTCCCGCGGCATCCAGGCGCTGCTGGGAGCGGTCGAGGCGGCCGTCGCCGCCCTCCCGGAGTACGACCTGGAACTGCTGGAGACCCACCACAACGGCAAGGTGGACGCGCCCTCCGGGACAGCCGGGACCATCCTGGAGACGATCCAGCGCCAGCGCGACGTCGAGCCCGTCTACGGCCGCGAGGGCCACGCCCCCCGCGAGGACGACGAGATCGGCGTCTTCGCCCGCCGCGCCGGCGACGTCCGCGGCGAGCACGAACTCGTCCTGGCCGGCAACGACGAGGTGCTGTCGCTGACCCACCGCGCCGAGGACCGCGGCGTCTTCGCCGCCGGCGCGCTCGACTCGGCCGTCTGGATCGAGGATCGCGACCCCGGCTGGTACGACTTCACCGGCGTCGTCGCCGGGGAGTAG
- the purB gene encoding adenylosuccinate lyase, whose amino-acid sequence MTDRDALDAVSPLDGRYARYTEPLVPYASERALMRARVRVEVEYLLALADLSATPLSIDDDQRAELRALYEEFDREDAQVIKQLETEGYGDYPATNHDVKAVEYFVRMGLPEGLDAANWIHFGLTSEDVNNLAHRLLVGPAVEEVLLPELRDLRDALVEFAHEYGDVPMLARTHGQPATPTTFGKEMAVYASRLGRAVARVERAVEGLSGKLAGASGTYAAHHAAYPDVDWPAVAESFVADLGLEHEPLTTQVNPCDDLATLFDALRGANNVLLDLDLDVWLYVSDRYLGQEAVEGETGSSTMPHKVNPIDFENSEGNLTKANSDLTFLGDYVTKSRLQRDLSDSTVKRNIGAAFAHCLIGYSKCANGLVKVVPNEQVMREDLESTPEIVGEAVQTILRREGHDDAYEQVKKATRGREVTIEDFHEMIEGLDVDESVREELLSITPTGYTGVGSEQADGV is encoded by the coding sequence ATGACCGACAGAGACGCCCTCGACGCCGTCTCGCCGCTGGACGGGCGGTACGCGCGCTACACCGAGCCGCTCGTCCCGTACGCGAGCGAGCGGGCGCTGATGCGGGCCCGCGTGCGGGTCGAGGTCGAGTACCTGCTCGCGCTGGCCGACCTCTCGGCGACGCCGCTGTCCATCGACGACGACCAGCGGGCCGAACTCCGGGCGCTCTACGAAGAGTTCGACCGCGAGGACGCGCAGGTGATCAAGCAACTCGAGACGGAGGGGTACGGCGACTACCCCGCGACCAATCACGACGTGAAGGCCGTCGAGTACTTCGTCCGCATGGGCCTGCCCGAGGGCCTGGACGCGGCCAACTGGATCCACTTCGGGCTCACGAGCGAGGACGTCAACAACCTCGCTCATCGCCTGCTCGTCGGCCCCGCCGTCGAGGAGGTCCTGCTCCCCGAACTCCGCGACCTCCGGGACGCGCTGGTCGAGTTCGCCCACGAGTACGGCGATGTCCCCATGCTCGCCCGCACCCACGGCCAGCCCGCGACGCCGACGACCTTCGGCAAGGAGATGGCCGTCTACGCCTCGCGGCTCGGCCGGGCCGTCGCCCGCGTCGAGCGGGCCGTCGAGGGGCTCTCCGGCAAGCTCGCCGGCGCCTCGGGCACCTACGCCGCCCACCACGCCGCCTACCCCGACGTCGACTGGCCCGCCGTCGCCGAATCGTTCGTCGCCGACCTCGGCCTCGAACACGAGCCGCTGACCACGCAGGTCAACCCCTGCGACGACCTCGCGACGCTGTTCGACGCCCTGCGCGGAGCCAACAACGTCCTGCTCGACCTCGACCTGGACGTGTGGCTCTACGTCTCCGACCGCTACCTCGGCCAGGAGGCCGTCGAGGGCGAGACGGGCTCCTCGACGATGCCGCACAAGGTCAATCCGATAGACTTCGAGAACAGCGAGGGCAACCTCACCAAGGCCAACTCCGATCTGACCTTCCTCGGCGACTACGTCACGAAGTCCCGCCTCCAGCGGGACCTCTCGGACTCGACGGTCAAGCGCAACATCGGAGCCGCGTTCGCTCACTGCCTGATCGGCTACTCGAAGTGCGCCAACGGGCTGGTGAAGGTCGTCCCCAACGAGCAGGTCATGCGCGAGGACCTCGAGTCGACGCCGGAGATCGTCGGCGAGGCCGTCCAGACGATCCTCCGGCGCGAGGGCCACGACGACGCCTACGAGCAGGTCAAGAAGGCCACGCGCGGCCGGGAGGTCACCATCGAGGACTTCCACGAGATGATCGAGGGGCTGGACGTCGACGAGTCCGTCCGCGAGGAGCTACTTTCGATCACGCCGACGGGCTACACCGGCGTCGGGAGCGAGCAGGCCGACGGGGTCTGA
- the purH gene encoding bifunctional phosphoribosylaminoimidazolecarboxamide formyltransferase/IMP cyclohydrolase, protein MKLAGMASNRGRNLLNVADRAPGGAEFSVILTNDADAPVLEDAAERGIPTEVVERDDDEEREAHELRVLDALADYDFDLVCLDGYMRVLTETFVDEAPTTLNVHPSLLPSFGGTDAHEQVLDAGVKVTGCTVHVVDESVDGGPVVTQEPVPVHEGDTRDDLKERVLHEAEFTAYPRAVQWFAEDRVTVNPDQGTVSVEGDQAGPLPARRLLSNDRAADLRYGENPHQDAAVYADRTTDEASVVHADQRNEGAKALSYNNYNDADAALNLVKEFDEPAAAVIKHTNPAGCAVADTLADAYADALATDPKSAYGGIVALNRECDAETAEQIIDSFKEIVVAPDYTDDALETLFEKDNLRVLDVSDQYDVSEELTEKPLVGGRLVQERDQQSLTVDDLEVVTEREPTEDQLESMLFAWQTIKHVKSNAILFAQGTETVGVGAGQVSRVDAVSIAEMKANQDAQGKGPEGAVMASDAFFPLPDSIEVAADAGIEAVIQPGGSKNDDKVIEAANERGLAMVMTGQRAFRHD, encoded by the coding sequence ATGAAACTAGCGGGCATGGCAAGCAACCGCGGCCGGAACCTGCTGAACGTCGCCGACCGAGCGCCCGGAGGGGCCGAGTTCTCGGTGATCCTGACAAACGACGCCGACGCGCCCGTCCTGGAGGACGCCGCGGAGCGGGGCATCCCGACCGAAGTCGTCGAGCGCGACGACGACGAGGAGCGGGAGGCCCACGAACTGCGGGTCCTCGACGCGCTCGCGGACTACGACTTCGACCTCGTCTGTCTCGACGGCTACATGCGCGTCCTCACGGAGACGTTCGTCGACGAGGCGCCGACGACGCTGAACGTCCACCCGTCGCTGCTGCCCTCCTTCGGCGGCACGGACGCCCACGAACAGGTGCTCGACGCCGGCGTGAAGGTCACCGGCTGCACCGTCCACGTCGTCGACGAGTCGGTCGACGGCGGCCCCGTCGTCACCCAGGAGCCCGTCCCCGTCCACGAGGGCGACACCCGGGACGACCTCAAGGAGCGGGTCCTCCACGAGGCCGAGTTCACGGCGTATCCCCGTGCCGTCCAGTGGTTCGCCGAGGACCGCGTGACGGTCAACCCGGACCAGGGCACCGTCAGCGTCGAGGGCGACCAGGCCGGTCCGCTACCGGCCCGCCGGCTGCTCTCGAACGACCGCGCGGCCGACCTGCGTTACGGGGAGAACCCCCACCAGGACGCCGCCGTCTACGCCGACCGGACGACCGACGAGGCCAGCGTCGTCCACGCCGACCAGCGCAACGAGGGCGCGAAGGCACTGAGCTACAACAACTACAACGACGCCGACGCCGCCCTGAACCTGGTCAAGGAGTTCGACGAGCCCGCCGCCGCGGTCATCAAGCACACCAACCCCGCGGGCTGCGCCGTCGCCGACACGCTCGCCGACGCCTACGCCGACGCGCTCGCGACCGACCCCAAGAGCGCCTACGGCGGTATCGTCGCGCTCAACCGCGAGTGCGACGCCGAGACGGCCGAGCAGATCATCGACTCGTTCAAGGAGATCGTCGTCGCGCCCGACTACACCGACGACGCGCTCGAGACGCTGTTCGAGAAGGACAATCTGCGAGTCCTCGACGTCTCCGATCAGTACGACGTGAGCGAGGAGCTGACCGAGAAGCCGCTGGTCGGCGGCCGCCTCGTCCAGGAGCGCGACCAGCAGTCGCTGACCGTGGACGACCTCGAAGTCGTCACGGAGCGCGAGCCCACCGAGGATCAGCTGGAGTCGATGCTGTTCGCCTGGCAGACCATCAAGCACGTCAAGTCCAACGCTATCCTGTTCGCGCAGGGCACCGAAACGGTCGGCGTCGGCGCCGGCCAGGTCTCCCGCGTCGATGCGGTCAGCATCGCCGAGATGAAGGCCAATCAGGACGCCCAGGGCAAGGGCCCCGAGGGCGCCGTGATGGCCTCGGACGCCTTCTTCCCGTTACCGGACAGCATCGAGGTGGCCGCCGACGCGGGCATCGAGGCCGTCATCCAGCCCGGCGGCTCCAAGAACGACGACAAGGTCATCGAGGCCGCGAACGAGCGCGGCCTGGCGATGGTGATGACCGGGCAGCGCGCTTTCAGACACGATTGA